DNA sequence from the Halobacterium sp. DL1 genome:
TCGCAGTCTACGGCGTCGTCGTCGCGTTCGTCTTCCTCGCGCCGCTGGCGAGCATGGTGCTGGCGAGTTTCGGCGGCGCCGCCGACCCCACGCTGGAGTGGTGGCGCTTCCTCGTCGAGCGGCAGTCCGGGAGCCGCACGCAGCCCTCGACAGCCGTCTGGAACTCGCTGCTGTTCGGCGTCGGCGCGCTCGCGCTCGCGCTCCCGATGGGCGTCGTCGTCGCGGCGTTCTCCGCGCGCGGCGGTCGCGGCCGGAAGGTCGCCGACGCGGTCCTAATGGCGCCCATCGCCGTCTCCGGCATCGTCGTCGGCTTCGGGATGTTGCAGTCGCTGGTCTTCGGCGTCGAACTGTTCGGCGTGCGCATCAGCGTCGTCGGCCCCGCGGTGGTCGTCGCCGCCCACGCCGTCGCCGGCTACCCGTTCGTGGTGCGGAACGTCGCGCCGATGCTGTCTTCCGTCGACCAGCGCCTCGTGGAGTCCGCGCGAGCGCTCGGAGCGAGCCGGGGCCGCGCGCTGTGGGACGTCGAACTGCCGCTCGTCTGGCCGGGCGTGCTGGCGGGCGCGGCGTTCGCGTTCGCCATCAGCATCGGCGAGTTCGACGCCACCGTGCTGCTCGCGAGCGACGGCACGTACACGATGCCCGTCGCCCTGAAGCGCTACCTCGTGGACCGCACGGCGGGCCCAAGCGTCGGCCCGGCGGCCGCGATGGGGACAGTGCTGCTCATCGTCACGGCCGCCAGTTTCGTGGTCATCGACCGCGTCGGGGGGCGGTACAGACCGTGACCCGCCTCGAACTCGACGGCGTGACGCGGCGGTTCGGCGGCACGACGGCCGTCGACGACGTGAGTCTGACCGTCGAGGACGGCGAGTTCTTCACGCTCGTCGGGCCCTCGGGCTGCGGGAAGACGACGACGCTCCGGCTCATCGCGGGCTTCGAGTCGCCGGACGCGGGCGACGTCCGCTTCGGCGGCGAGTCGATGACCGGCGTCCCACCAGAGGACCGCGACGTCGGCATCGTCTTCCAGAGCTACGCGCTGTTCCCGCACATGAGCGTCGCGGAGAACGTCGCCTACGGCCTGCGCTTCCGAGACCCGCCGGGCGACCAGACGACCGACGAGCGCGTCGACGAACTGCTCGAACTCGTCGACCTGCCCGGGATGGGCGAGCGGTCGCCCGACCAGCTCTCCGGCGGGCAACAGCAGCGCGTCGCCCTCGCGAGGGCGCTGGCCCCCGGCCCCAGCGTCCTGCTGCTCGACGAACCGATGAGCGCGCTCGACGCCCGCCTCCGGGAGCGACTGCGGGTGCAGGTCAAGCAGATCCAGTCGGAACTCGACATCACCACCGTCTACGTGACCCACGACCAGGAGGAGGCGCTCTCCATCTCCGACCGCCTCGCGGTGCTGCACGCCGGGCGCGTCGAGCAGGTCGGGACGCCCGAGGAAGTGTACCGCCAACCGGCCTCCCGGTTCGTCGCGTCGTTCCTCGGCGACAACAACGTCTTCGAGGGTGGAGCTCCAGTCGAAACGGAGGGGTGTTGGGTTCGTGTCAGCGGTTCCGAATTCAAACTCGGGGAGGCGATAGACGGCCGAACGACGCTCTGTGTACGGCCGGAGTCCCTCCGCTTCGACTGCGAACAGAACCGGTTCGCGGTGCGCGTCGAGAGCGTCGAGTTCCTCGGGGACGCCTACCGCGTCCACTGCGACTGGAACGGACAGGACGTCCTCGTGAAGACCCGCGACGCGCCGCCTACGGGGGAGGCCGTCCTCGGCTTCGCCCCCGCGGACGCGACGTTGCTGTAGCAAGAGGAGTGGCAGTGTCGTCGGGGTAGCACAGCGTCCGAGGGTCACCACCGGTGTGTTTATCCGCCGACCCGGCGTTTACTCCCGGATGAAGATTCGTGGAATTTTCCAGCCGGAATCGGGTGGTGGGGTCTGGGAGTTCGGTGCACTCGGCGCGATTGGCGGCGTCGTCGCTGGTGTCGTGGTCGGCCCTGACGGGAACCCGCTCCTCTGGGCGTCCGTCGGTGGCGTCCTCGGTATACTGGCCGGCCTCCTCGCTGCGGAGTTGCAGTAGCGTCCGGTGCTGTTTCGGGGTGTGAGTGAGCGTGGTGCGCTCAGGGCGCGACGCCGACCGTCAGGAGCGTGCCGTAGGTTCGGTAGCGCTCGACCATCTCCGCGCGGGTCTCGAAGCCCTCGTGGGGGAACGCACCGGCCGCCGGGATGTCGACGTCGCGGTCGGCGACGTTGTCCTGCTCGGCGACGTGGAGGCCGGCGTCGCGGAACGCCTCGCGGTACTCCGAGCGGTCCCAGCGGGTCATCTCCACAGAGATGTTCTCCTGCCAGTCGTGGCTGTGGACGTTCTCCTCGTAGTAGTTCACCGCACAGTAGAACGTCCCACCGGGGGCGAGGACGCGACTGATCTCCGCGAGCGTCTCGTGGGGGTCGGCGGCGTAGTAGAACGCCTCCATGCTGAAGACGTGGTCGACGCTGTCGTCGGCGAAGGGGAGCGACCCGAAGTCGCCGACCACGAAGCCGACACTGTCGTCCTCGGTGTACGAGCGCGCGTTTCGAACCATCTCCGGGGCGCCGTCGAGGCCGTAGCCGCGGGCCACGCCGCGTTCGCGGAGCGCGCGGAGCGCGTAGCCGCTGCCCGTACCGAGGTCGAGCACGTAATCGTCGTCCTCGACGGGCATCCGCGCGAGCACGTGCTTGGCCGTCTGCCAGTGGCGGTCCTCCATCCCCCGGTCGCGGCCAGAGGCCGCCCACTCGTCGAACTCCTCGCGAACGCTCATACCGGAAGGAGAGCCGCGTGGGGGAAAACGACACCGGAGTCGGTCGTGGGACCCCGGAGCGGTGCCGTTTTCCCCCCAGTACACCTTGAGAGTGTATGGTCGGTCGGAACCAGCGGTACGCGCTCGCCGACTCCGCCCAGCAAGTCGTCGGCGGCTTCCTGCTCGCGGGGCCGTTCGTCGTCACCGAGGAGGTGTGGATCCTCGCGAACGAGATGGTCTGGTACAACGTCCTCGCGACGGTCGCCATCGTCTTCGCCATCGGCTACGGCGCGCTCTATCAGGCCGACGCCGGGCGGGACCCGGACCGCGAGGCGGAGGTCGGCGGGATTCCGGTGCGGTTCGTCTCCCTGATGATCGTCTCCTTCGGGT
Encoded proteins:
- a CDS encoding membrane protein; its protein translation is MVGRNQRYALADSAQQVVGGFLLAGPFVVTEEVWILANEMVWYNVLATVAIVFAIGYGALYQADAGRDPDREAEVGGIPVRFVSLMIVSFGSVLVLGIAITAPTTFAEQLELGTEPAVVAALTLKATTVGAIFSVVGAATADSVF
- a CDS encoding ABC transporter, with amino-acid sequence MTRLELDGVTRRFGGTTAVDDVSLTVEDGEFFTLVGPSGCGKTTTLRLIAGFESPDAGDVRFGGESMTGVPPEDRDVGIVFQSYALFPHMSVAENVAYGLRFRDPPGDQTTDERVDELLELVDLPGMGERSPDQLSGGQQQRVALARALAPGPSVLLLDEPMSALDARLRERLRVQVKQIQSELDITTVYVTHDQEEALSISDRLAVLHAGRVEQVGTPEEVYRQPASRFVASFLGDNNVFEGGAPVETEGCWVRVSGSEFKLGEAIDGRTTLCVRPESLRFDCEQNRFAVRVESVEFLGDAYRVHCDWNGQDVLVKTRDAPPTGEAVLGFAPADATLL
- a CDS encoding SAM-dependent methlyltransferase — its product is MSVREEFDEWAASGRDRGMEDRHWQTAKHVLARMPVEDDDYVLDLGTGSGYALRALRERGVARGYGLDGAPEMVRNARSYTEDDSVGFVVGDFGSLPFADDSVDHVFSMEAFYYAADPHETLAEISRVLAPGGTFYCAVNYYEENVHSHDWQENISVEMTRWDRSEYREAFRDAGLHVAEQDNVADRDVDIPAAGAFPHEGFETRAEMVERYRTYGTLLTVGVAP